From the genome of Psychroserpens ponticola, one region includes:
- a CDS encoding ATP-dependent Clp protease adaptor ClpS: MSTKEKAKEDVQVDTLEQPLNEIVVYNDDVNTFDHVIDTLIYACDHTPEQAEQCSIIVHYKGQCTVKTGAYKELEPRCSMLLEAGLSAEII, translated from the coding sequence ATGAGTACCAAAGAAAAAGCAAAAGAAGATGTTCAAGTCGATACACTAGAACAGCCTCTTAATGAGATTGTTGTGTATAATGATGATGTCAATACATTTGATCATGTCATAGATACCTTAATTTATGCATGTGATCATACACCAGAACAAGCTGAACAATGTTCAATTATAGTTCATTATAAAGGACAATGTACTGTCAAAACAGGTGCGTATAAAGAATTGGAACCTCGTTGTTCTATGTTGTTGGAAGCAGGTTTAAGTGCCGAAATAATTTAA
- a CDS encoding TlpA family protein disulfide reductase, translated as MKSLTYILVCCLVFVSCSKEVQTQLSEEVLNEEYLSLEGDSISFRDILSSHKGKQIVIDVWASWCRDCIIGLPELRALQTEKSDVVYLFLSADRNLKTWKRTIKKHNIEGEHYFMLNGTKGSLGRFVDIDWIPRYMIVNSNGRIELFEAIEADDPLIIKTLK; from the coding sequence ATGAAATCATTAACTTACATTCTTGTTTGTTGTCTGGTGTTTGTAAGCTGTTCAAAAGAGGTTCAAACACAACTTTCAGAAGAGGTTTTAAATGAAGAATATTTGAGTTTAGAAGGCGATTCAATTTCATTTAGAGATATTCTATCAAGTCATAAAGGAAAACAAATCGTTATTGATGTTTGGGCAAGTTGGTGTAGAGATTGTATTATTGGCTTACCAGAATTAAGAGCCTTGCAAACTGAAAAGTCAGATGTTGTGTATTTGTTTTTATCTGCTGATAGAAATTTAAAGACATGGAAGCGTACCATTAAAAAACATAATATTGAAGGTGAACATTATTTTATGCTTAATGGAACAAAAGGTTCGTTAGGGAGATTTGTAGATATTGATTGGATCCCAAGATATATGATCGTTAATTCCAATGGACGAATAGAATTATTTGAAGCGATAGAAGCAGACGATCCTTTAATTATAAAAACATTAAAATAA
- a CDS encoding tetratricopeptide repeat-containing sensor histidine kinase, with translation MKKTFSILLFLVFFLSTFAQTSTIDSLKVELAKTKIDTVKVNLNLLLSSNYSEFDLKMATKYGNDALQYSLKSQNYKLADIYTNLGVCELNNGKDIEARAYFEKALGELAIKENKTLRGLIYGNYSTSYERSNDFEKQLEYSLKAIDLNKENDVELCFLYYNHSLIYESAGFHDEGLHYLKLAKDISERSNEFRIEAYSVQLLAYYAINDKEYELAKKYLIRGKEICEQMSSAEICHHMYMASGMLLTEIDNFEGAEASLLKAKEFALQRKIKYDIIASEILLGNLEFKRDNYKKSTQIFNSINIDSFDIETIVYANIFYKNRSLAEGKIGNYRKSNQLLNQYVAFGDSIRLSKNRTLLAQADRKYKSEKKDKELLVQKLALQKQENEIQKKNNQMTLLYGISLFLLVASLLTWLIYQQKNKRKSQEIVALKREHQISTLESLMQGEEKERLRIAKELHDGVNGDLSAIKLKLSSLLEMNNKVIKEAVSMIDDSCRQVRAISHNLVPPTLDNFNLIEAAEDYCFNLNEMHTQEIVFQHLGDSFSVSKSSEINIFRIIQELVSNSIKHAEADEINVQISCHENQLSLSIEDNGIGFDPKTVKSKGIGLNNIQSRVNYLQAIMDVLSNEDGTSYTIEMDINKLNDNN, from the coding sequence TTGAAAAAGACATTTTCTATACTACTTTTTTTAGTTTTCTTTTTAAGCACTTTTGCGCAAACGAGTACAATTGATAGTTTAAAAGTTGAATTAGCTAAAACGAAAATTGATACTGTAAAAGTTAATTTAAATCTTTTATTGAGTTCAAATTATTCTGAATTTGATTTAAAAATGGCTACAAAGTATGGTAATGATGCATTACAATATTCTCTAAAATCACAAAATTATAAGTTGGCAGATATTTATACTAATCTAGGTGTTTGTGAATTAAATAACGGAAAGGATATAGAAGCAAGAGCTTATTTTGAAAAAGCGCTAGGTGAATTGGCTATTAAAGAAAATAAAACATTAAGAGGTCTTATTTATGGTAATTATTCAACCTCTTATGAGAGGTCAAATGATTTTGAAAAACAATTAGAATATAGCTTAAAAGCAATCGATTTAAATAAAGAAAATGATGTCGAGCTTTGTTTTTTATATTATAACCATTCTTTAATATATGAGTCTGCAGGGTTTCATGACGAAGGATTACATTATTTAAAGTTGGCCAAGGACATTAGTGAAAGATCTAATGAGTTTAGAATAGAGGCTTATTCAGTGCAGTTACTTGCTTATTATGCTATAAATGATAAAGAATATGAATTGGCGAAAAAATATCTAATAAGAGGTAAGGAGATATGTGAACAAATGAGTTCTGCAGAAATTTGTCATCACATGTATATGGCATCGGGAATGTTACTTACAGAAATAGATAATTTTGAAGGTGCTGAAGCCTCTTTGTTAAAAGCAAAAGAATTTGCACTCCAACGTAAAATAAAATACGATATTATTGCAAGTGAAATACTACTGGGAAATTTAGAATTTAAAAGAGATAATTATAAAAAGTCGACTCAAATTTTTAATTCTATAAACATTGATTCTTTTGATATTGAAACAATAGTGTATGCCAATATTTTTTATAAAAACCGATCACTTGCTGAAGGAAAAATAGGTAATTATAGAAAATCGAATCAGTTACTAAATCAATATGTCGCTTTTGGAGATTCCATTCGATTGTCCAAAAACAGAACATTACTAGCGCAAGCAGATAGAAAGTATAAGAGCGAAAAGAAAGATAAAGAACTTCTTGTGCAGAAATTAGCATTACAAAAACAAGAAAATGAAATTCAAAAAAAGAATAATCAAATGACATTATTATATGGTATTTCGTTGTTTTTATTGGTAGCTTCTCTTTTAACGTGGTTAATTTACCAACAAAAAAACAAACGAAAAAGTCAAGAAATTGTTGCACTAAAGAGAGAGCATCAAATAAGCACTTTAGAAAGCTTAATGCAAGGTGAAGAGAAAGAACGGTTGCGCATTGCAAAAGAGTTGCATGATGGTGTTAATGGTGATTTGTCTGCAATTAAACTCAAGCTATCCTCTTTATTAGAAATGAATAATAAGGTTATAAAAGAAGCTGTTTCAATGATTGATGACTCTTGTAGGCAAGTACGTGCGATTTCACATAATTTAGTGCCTCCAACATTAGATAATTTTAACTTAATTGAGGCTGCAGAAGATTATTGTTTTAATTTAAATGAAATGCATACCCAAGAAATTGTATTTCAGCATTTAGGAGATTCTTTTAGTGTTTCTAAGAGTTCAGAAATTAATATTTTTAGAATTATACAAGAATTGGTTTCTAATAGTATTAAACACGCAGAAGCAGATGAAATTAATGTTCAGATAAGTTGTCATGAGAATCAGTTATCTTTATCAATAGAAGATAACGGAATTGGATTCGACCCAAAGACTGTTAAATCAAAGGGAATTGGATTAAATAATATACAATCTAGAGTCAATTATTTACAAGCAATTATGGATGTACTATCTAATGAAGATGGAACATCATATACCATCGAAATGGATATAAATAAATTAAATGACAACAACTAA
- the prmA gene encoding 50S ribosomal protein L11 methyltransferase: protein MSNTIYLGYYFKVKPLQPAVEILIAELGYAGFESFVETEEGVTAYIQKEEWNETILEDIQILNSDEFEITFTSEEIEQTNWNSEWEKNFNPIVVDNTCSVRAPFHEKPKTDFDIVIEPKMSFGTGHHETTHMMIQHILKNDFTSKSVLDMGCGTGVLAILAEKKGAKPIDAIDYDNWCYLNSLENVERNNAKHITVLEGDANLLPGRQYDIVIANINRNILLNDLKTYTDTLNENGSLFLSGFYNEDIPIIEAECNKYGLKHVETLERNNWVALKFEK, encoded by the coding sequence ATGTCAAACACAATATACTTAGGCTATTATTTTAAAGTAAAACCACTTCAGCCAGCTGTTGAAATTCTAATCGCAGAATTAGGTTATGCAGGTTTTGAAAGTTTTGTAGAAACGGAAGAAGGTGTTACTGCTTACATTCAAAAAGAAGAATGGAATGAGACTATTTTAGAAGATATTCAGATTTTAAACTCTGACGAATTTGAGATCACATTTACTTCAGAAGAGATCGAGCAAACCAATTGGAATTCAGAATGGGAAAAGAACTTTAATCCTATTGTAGTTGACAATACATGTTCGGTTCGTGCGCCTTTTCATGAGAAACCAAAAACTGATTTTGATATTGTTATCGAGCCAAAAATGAGTTTTGGTACAGGTCATCATGAAACCACACACATGATGATTCAGCATATACTTAAAAATGATTTTACTAGTAAATCAGTGCTAGATATGGGCTGCGGAACTGGAGTTCTTGCAATTCTTGCTGAAAAGAAAGGAGCAAAACCTATCGATGCTATCGATTATGATAATTGGTGTTACCTTAATAGCTTAGAGAATGTTGAACGAAATAACGCTAAGCATATTACCGTTTTAGAAGGCGATGCAAATCTATTGCCAGGAAGACAGTATGATATTGTAATTGCGAACATTAATAGAAACATTTTACTTAATGATTTGAAAACTTATACAGATACATTGAATGAAAATGGATCTCTATTCTTAAGTGGTTTTTATAATGAAGACATTCCAATTATTGAAGCTGAGTGTAATAAATACGGTTTAAAACACGTTGAGACTCTAGAAAGAAATAACTGGGTAGCTTTAAAGTTTGAAAAATAA
- a CDS encoding BT_3928 family protein, which yields MKFIVNISRILVGALFIFSGFIKLNDPLGFSYKLQEYFSYDVLDLPVLMPYALGISIFVVVFEVVLGVFLLIGYKPKFTVWSLLGMIVFFTFLTFYAAYFEKVKDCGCFGDFLKLTPWESFSKDLILLFLILILFVGQKHIKPILSKLGLTITAMLSFIVCLWFGYHVLMHLPTFDFRAYKIGDNFQENMKLPADAKDAIIDYHWTYTLDGKEQVITDRGRGPKTYDKIIGVETETIQEGDVPKIQDFSIESEDEDVTQQFLETEKLVMIVSYNLDKAESDGMIKLKAMADEAIKNGYTVIGLTASGADKKLEIQKTYNLDVEFYLCDEKVLKTIVRANPGVVVLEKGTVTQKVHWNDIDELEF from the coding sequence ATGAAGTTTATCGTAAATATTAGCAGAATTTTAGTCGGAGCACTTTTTATTTTTTCAGGATTTATAAAACTGAATGACCCTTTAGGATTTTCATATAAGCTTCAGGAATATTTTAGTTACGACGTATTAGACCTTCCAGTATTGATGCCTTATGCATTAGGAATTTCGATATTTGTGGTGGTTTTTGAAGTTGTTTTAGGTGTGTTTTTATTGATAGGCTATAAACCCAAATTTACGGTTTGGAGCTTATTAGGAATGATTGTATTCTTCACATTTTTAACCTTTTATGCTGCCTATTTTGAAAAAGTAAAAGATTGTGGGTGTTTTGGCGATTTCTTAAAGCTAACGCCATGGGAATCATTTTCTAAAGATTTGATATTATTATTTTTAATTCTGATTCTATTTGTTGGTCAGAAACATATAAAACCAATTCTGAGTAAATTGGGATTGACAATTACTGCGATGTTGAGTTTTATCGTTTGCCTTTGGTTTGGATATCATGTTTTGATGCATTTGCCAACGTTTGATTTTAGAGCTTATAAGATTGGAGACAATTTTCAAGAGAATATGAAATTACCAGCTGATGCAAAAGATGCTATTATAGATTACCATTGGACCTACACATTGGATGGTAAAGAACAAGTAATTACAGATCGTGGTCGTGGACCAAAAACTTATGATAAGATTATTGGAGTTGAAACGGAAACCATACAAGAAGGTGATGTGCCTAAAATTCAAGATTTTTCTATAGAATCTGAAGATGAGGATGTAACACAACAGTTTTTAGAAACCGAAAAGTTAGTCATGATTGTATCCTATAATTTAGATAAGGCAGAATCTGATGGCATGATAAAACTTAAAGCTATGGCAGATGAAGCTATAAAAAATGGATACACAGTAATTGGTTTAACAGCTTCTGGAGCAGATAAGAAACTAGAAATTCAAAAGACTTATAACTTAGATGTTGAGTTCTATCTCTGCGATGAAAAAGTGCTCAAAACCATTGTTCGTGCAAATCCAGGAGTTGTGGTTCTTGAAAAAGGAACCGTTACTCAAAAAGTACATTGGAACGATATTGATGAATTAGAGTTTTAA
- the tpiA gene encoding triose-phosphate isomerase: MRKHIVAGNWKMNNDLAQTESLISELKQQTKTSNAEVMIAPTFTNLWHAFEATRHDDIEVVAQNMHFSKNGAYTGEISAEMLKSIGIQTVILGHSERRAYFNETDESLAKKVDAALANDMRTIFCFGEELADRKSGNHEAVVESQIKNALFHLEASAFKHIVLAYEPVWAIGTGETASPEQAQDMHAFIRKTLESKYGNSVADDMTILYGGSVKPGNAKEIFSKPDVDGGLIGGAALKAEDFYAIVNAF; this comes from the coding sequence ATGAGAAAACATATAGTAGCAGGAAATTGGAAAATGAATAATGATTTAGCTCAAACAGAGTCATTAATTTCAGAACTAAAACAACAAACTAAAACCTCTAATGCAGAGGTCATGATTGCGCCAACATTTACAAATTTGTGGCATGCTTTTGAAGCAACAAGACATGATGATATTGAAGTAGTTGCTCAAAACATGCACTTTTCTAAAAATGGAGCTTATACTGGTGAAATCAGTGCCGAAATGTTAAAAAGTATCGGCATTCAAACAGTGATTTTAGGTCATAGTGAGCGACGTGCTTATTTCAATGAAACAGACGAATCTCTGGCAAAAAAAGTTGATGCTGCATTAGCAAACGATATGCGAACTATTTTTTGTTTTGGAGAAGAATTAGCTGATAGAAAATCGGGAAACCATGAAGCAGTCGTTGAGAGTCAAATTAAGAATGCTTTATTCCATCTAGAAGCGTCAGCTTTTAAACATATCGTTTTGGCTTATGAGCCTGTTTGGGCAATTGGAACAGGAGAAACGGCAAGTCCAGAGCAAGCACAAGACATGCATGCATTTATTAGAAAGACTCTAGAAAGTAAATATGGGAATTCAGTTGCTGATGACATGACGATTCTTTATGGTGGAAGTGTAAAACCAGGAAATGCAAAAGAGATTTTCTCAAAACCAGATGTTGATGGAGGTTTGATTGGTGGAGCTGCTTTAAAAGCTGAAGATTTTTATGCCATTGTTAATGCTTTCTAG
- a CDS encoding response regulator: MTTTKIAITDDHVMVLKGIVSLLESTPEIKIIGEYNNGEETLEGLALNLPDVLFLDINLPDINGIDLSKQLLKKYPDLKIVALTNFEDITFVKRMLKNGVLGYLLKNTDKLELIEATKTVLSGDVYLQKDIQKKLFNQTSKKATNNGLLPKLTRREHDVLVAISEELTTQEISEKLFISPKTVETHRMNIMSKLGAKNSVGIIKIAIEKQLL, encoded by the coding sequence ATGACAACAACTAAAATTGCCATTACAGACGATCATGTTATGGTGCTTAAAGGCATTGTTTCATTATTAGAAAGCACTCCTGAAATCAAAATTATTGGAGAATACAATAATGGTGAAGAAACACTCGAAGGTTTAGCTTTAAATCTTCCAGATGTGTTATTTTTAGATATTAATCTGCCAGATATTAATGGAATCGATTTGAGTAAACAATTGCTTAAAAAGTATCCTGATTTAAAGATTGTCGCCCTTACAAATTTTGAAGATATCACTTTTGTAAAACGAATGCTTAAAAATGGTGTTCTTGGTTATTTATTGAAAAACACTGATAAGTTGGAACTTATCGAAGCAACAAAAACTGTACTTTCTGGAGATGTTTATTTGCAAAAGGATATTCAGAAAAAACTATTCAATCAAACTTCTAAAAAGGCAACAAATAACGGATTACTCCCTAAACTCACAAGAAGAGAGCATGATGTGTTAGTAGCAATTTCAGAAGAGTTAACCACACAAGAAATATCAGAAAAACTATTCATTAGCCCTAAAACGGTAGAAACGCATCGTATGAATATTATGAGTAAACTCGGTGCAAAAAATAGCGTTGGTATTATTAAGATTGCCATCGAAAAACAACTGCTTTAA
- the folP gene encoding dihydropteroate synthase: MGILNVTPDSFYDGGRFRNSSAIMRQVDQMLEEGATFIDIGAYSSKPNAEDVSEAEELQRILPIVDLIIRNFPDVLLSIDTFRSKIAKQCVDAGACLINDISAGHLDKNMLKTVAKLNVPYIMMHMKGTPKTMQQQTNYEDLVKDILFYFSKRIVKARAIGIIDLIIDPGFGFAKTLEQNFELLNKLELLKITDLPILAGMSRKSMIYKTLDTSAEEALNGTTVLNTIALQKGTNILRVHDVKEAIECIKLTQQLHN; this comes from the coding sequence ATGGGCATTTTAAACGTGACACCAGATTCGTTTTATGATGGTGGTCGCTTTAGAAATTCGTCTGCAATAATGCGACAGGTGGATCAGATGTTGGAAGAAGGAGCAACCTTTATAGATATTGGAGCATACAGCTCAAAACCTAATGCAGAAGATGTAAGCGAAGCTGAAGAACTGCAACGTATTTTACCAATAGTTGATCTCATTATTAGAAATTTTCCTGACGTTCTGCTGTCTATTGACACCTTTAGAAGTAAAATAGCTAAACAATGTGTCGATGCTGGAGCGTGTTTGATTAATGATATTTCGGCTGGACATTTAGATAAGAATATGTTGAAAACTGTAGCAAAACTGAATGTTCCTTATATCATGATGCACATGAAAGGGACTCCAAAAACCATGCAACAGCAAACCAATTATGAAGATTTAGTAAAAGACATTCTCTTTTATTTTTCGAAGCGCATTGTAAAAGCTAGAGCCATAGGAATTATAGATTTGATTATCGATCCAGGTTTTGGATTTGCTAAAACTTTAGAACAGAATTTTGAACTTCTGAATAAATTAGAACTTTTAAAAATAACCGATTTGCCTATTTTAGCAGGTATGTCTCGAAAATCTATGATTTATAAAACACTTGACACTTCAGCAGAAGAAGCGCTAAACGGAACGACTGTTCTCAATACAATTGCACTACAGAAAGGTACGAATATTTTGCGTGTACATGATGTTAAAGAAGCAATAGAGTGCATAAAATTAACGCAACAATTACATAACTAA
- a CDS encoding tail fiber domain-containing protein, whose amino-acid sequence MKMFKLVLFFTLLATCFLNAQVGINTTSPNASLDIRSSNAAAPNNTDGILIPKIDDYPSVNPTSVQDGMLVYVTGSGSVVKGFYYWNNMTTTWVSIAANSIEKINDLIDGKSDNDGTDNGSSIFLGINSGVNDDETNNYNAGFGISALTDNTSGSNNSAFGNRALRMNTTGSRNVGLGSRSGWNSNGSNNVFIGYESGFSELNSNRLYIENSSSTSPLVYGEFDNDLLRVNGDLEIVKTTNSSLKVKTNDGNSSSLSLVEGADYGFEFLYTGSDDKLSLWSRTFTGNEGERMTWLKNGKVGINDTAPDALLDIEATNSATPTNTDGILIPRVDAFPATNPTAIQNGMLVFLNTDNTFYFWRNSTNSWKKLSTIERIDDLLDGKSDSDGSNNGSSIFIGVNAGLTDNSADNRNVAIGYQASEDNLSGTNNTAIGYQSLQNNRVDYNVAIGNKALFSTIVGNQNTAVGYATLELNTGRYNTAVGYIALQSNTNGDGNTTLGNQALSSNTNGDNNVAIGYRSMLDNSTGGNNVAMGYHALQNNISGDSNVAIGGAASYIITTGSSNTAIGQGATALAANFYNTSAIGAGATPNSPNQVRLGNASVAVIGGYANWSNFSDSRLKTNIKEDIVGLDFIKKLRPVSYNLDMEAIARFEKTPDSLRLRDAEQLKAKEIQTGFIAQEVEAAAQAVGFDFHGIVKPYDSDGTYALRYSEFVVPLVKAMQEQQVIIEAQKEELKAIRLEIEEIKALFKKD is encoded by the coding sequence ATGAAAATGTTCAAGCTAGTTCTGTTTTTTACCCTTTTAGCAACCTGCTTTTTAAATGCTCAAGTTGGTATCAATACCACGTCTCCAAATGCATCTTTAGATATTCGCTCTTCAAATGCTGCAGCACCAAATAATACTGATGGCATTCTAATTCCTAAAATAGATGATTATCCTTCTGTTAATCCAACTTCTGTACAAGATGGAATGTTAGTATATGTTACGGGAAGCGGAAGTGTTGTAAAAGGATTCTATTATTGGAATAATATGACTACAACTTGGGTTTCCATTGCAGCTAATTCCATTGAAAAAATTAATGATTTAATAGATGGAAAATCGGATAATGATGGCACAGATAATGGATCTTCCATTTTTTTAGGAATTAATTCTGGAGTTAATGATGATGAAACTAACAACTATAATGCGGGTTTTGGTATCTCTGCGTTAACAGACAATACATCTGGAAGTAATAATTCAGCATTTGGAAATCGAGCTCTTAGAATGAATACAACTGGGAGTAGGAATGTTGGTCTTGGCTCAAGATCAGGTTGGAATTCTAATGGAAGTAATAATGTGTTTATAGGATATGAGTCTGGTTTTTCAGAATTAAATAGCAACAGGTTATATATTGAAAATTCATCTTCAACTTCGCCCTTAGTTTACGGAGAGTTTGATAACGATTTATTGAGAGTAAACGGAGATTTAGAAATTGTGAAAACAACCAATTCCAGTTTAAAAGTAAAAACAAATGATGGTAATTCTTCTTCTTTATCCTTAGTGGAAGGTGCCGATTATGGATTTGAATTTTTATACACTGGTTCAGATGATAAGCTTAGTTTATGGTCAAGGACTTTTACAGGTAATGAAGGAGAACGCATGACTTGGCTTAAGAATGGAAAAGTAGGGATTAATGATACTGCACCAGATGCCTTATTGGATATTGAAGCAACCAATAGCGCAACACCAACAAATACAGATGGTATTTTAATCCCTAGAGTTGATGCTTTTCCTGCGACTAATCCAACAGCAATTCAAAATGGAATGCTTGTATTTTTAAATACAGATAATACGTTTTATTTTTGGAGAAACAGCACTAATTCTTGGAAAAAATTGAGCACCATTGAGCGTATAGATGATTTATTAGATGGTAAATCAGATAGCGATGGTTCAAATAATGGCTCATCAATTTTTATAGGTGTCAATGCAGGCTTAACAGATAATAGTGCAGATAATAGAAATGTGGCTATAGGATATCAGGCTTCGGAAGATAACTTAAGTGGAACTAATAATACAGCTATTGGGTATCAGAGTTTGCAAAACAATAGGGTTGATTATAATGTTGCAATTGGTAATAAGGCACTTTTTTCAACAATTGTAGGTAATCAAAATACAGCAGTTGGATATGCAACGTTGGAACTAAATACAGGAAGATATAATACTGCAGTTGGCTATATTGCACTTCAAAGCAATACAAATGGTGATGGCAATACGACTTTAGGAAATCAAGCCTTATCATCAAACACCAATGGAGACAATAATGTGGCCATAGGTTATCGTTCTATGTTAGATAATAGTACTGGAGGTAATAATGTCGCAATGGGTTATCATGCTTTACAAAATAATATTTCAGGAGATTCTAATGTGGCTATTGGTGGAGCTGCATCTTATATAATAACTACGGGAAGTAGTAATACAGCTATTGGTCAAGGAGCAACAGCATTAGCTGCTAATTTTTATAATACTTCAGCAATTGGTGCTGGAGCTACTCCCAATTCTCCAAACCAAGTTAGATTAGGTAATGCAAGTGTTGCTGTAATTGGTGGTTATGCAAATTGGTCTAACTTTTCAGATAGCCGATTAAAAACCAATATCAAAGAAGATATTGTAGGTTTAGATTTTATAAAAAAATTGCGTCCAGTGAGTTACAATTTAGATATGGAAGCTATTGCTCGTTTTGAGAAAACACCTGACAGTTTGCGTCTAAGAGATGCAGAACAATTAAAAGCAAAAGAAATACAAACGGGATTTATCGCTCAAGAAGTTGAAGCTGCGGCACAAGCAGTAGGCTTCGATTTTCATGGAATCGTTAAACCTTACGATAGTGATGGCACTTATGCTTTGCGTTATTCAGAGTTTGTTGTGCCATTGGTGAAAGCAATGCAAGAGCAACAAGTTATTATTGAAGCTCAAAAAGAAGAATTAAAGGCTATTAGACTGGAAATAGAAGAAATTAAGGCGCTTTTTAAAAAGGACTAA
- a CDS encoding DUF1599 domain-containing protein, with protein sequence MQDTSKQYDDVITQCRSLFINKMKDYGSAWRILRLPSLTDQIYIKAQRIRGLQQNNERKVDEGEVSEFIGIINYCTMALIQLDKGVVEQPDLSVDEATVLYDDKIATTKQLMMDKNHDYGEAWRDMRVSSLTDLIIQKLLRVKQIEDNAGKTIVSEGIDANYQDMINYSVFAMIHLSE encoded by the coding sequence ATGCAAGATACTTCAAAACAATATGATGATGTCATCACGCAATGCAGAAGTCTTTTTATTAATAAAATGAAAGATTATGGAAGTGCATGGCGCATTTTAAGATTACCATCGTTAACTGATCAAATTTATATCAAAGCGCAACGCATTAGAGGATTGCAACAAAATAATGAGCGTAAAGTTGATGAAGGTGAAGTAAGCGAGTTTATTGGCATTATCAATTATTGCACAATGGCTTTAATTCAATTGGATAAAGGTGTCGTTGAACAACCTGATTTATCTGTAGATGAAGCAACAGTACTTTACGATGATAAAATTGCTACGACAAAGCAATTAATGATGGATAAAAATCATGATTATGGTGAAGCTTGGAGAGATATGAGAGTGAGTAGTTTGACAGATTTAATCATCCAAAAATTGTTACGCGTTAAACAAATTGAAGACAATGCAGGCAAAACAATTGTAAGTGAAGGAATTGATGCTAATTACCAAGATATGATTAATTACTCGGTGTTTGCAATGATTCATTTAAGTGAATAA
- a CDS encoding ABC transporter permease, with amino-acid sequence MISYILNKAFYAILTLFGVVTVIFFLFNVLPGDPAQMMLGQNEDSEQIAAVRAKYGFDKSISTQYLYYLNDVSPLSFHSTNSEDYTHLKDGKYSASSLFTIGSTTTVFKFPYLRESFTKQGKKVSQVIGETLPNTAVLAVSAIVIAIVLGIFLGIISALFKDRWLDKTIQIFSTLGMSIPSFFSAILFAWFFGYILHEYTSLEMTGSLYELDNFGEKMQIKWKNLILPAIVLGIRPLAVVIQLMRNSLLEVFNQDYIRTARAKGLSEFQIITRHAVKNALNPVVTAISGWFASMLAGAVFVEYIFGWNGLGKEIVNSLNTLDLPVIMGSVLVIALLFIIINIFVDVIYGWLDPKVKLE; translated from the coding sequence CTGATAAGCTACATTCTAAATAAAGCCTTTTACGCTATACTCACATTATTTGGAGTAGTCACTGTTATTTTCTTTTTATTTAATGTATTGCCTGGTGATCCTGCACAAATGATGCTAGGACAAAATGAAGACAGCGAACAGATTGCTGCTGTTAGAGCAAAATATGGTTTTGACAAATCCATTTCAACCCAGTATTTATATTACCTTAATGATGTATCGCCTCTGTCATTTCATTCTACAAATTCTGAAGACTATACCCATCTAAAAGATGGGAAATATAGTGCAAGCTCATTGTTTACGATTGGTTCAACTACGACCGTTTTTAAATTTCCATATTTAAGAGAATCCTTTACCAAACAAGGAAAGAAAGTGTCTCAGGTTATTGGTGAGACGCTTCCTAATACAGCCGTTTTAGCAGTGTCTGCAATTGTTATAGCGATTGTCTTAGGCATTTTTCTTGGAATAATTTCTGCATTGTTTAAAGACAGATGGTTAGATAAAACCATTCAAATATTTAGTACGCTTGGTATGAGTATTCCTTCGTTTTTTAGCGCAATTTTATTTGCTTGGTTTTTTGGGTATATCTTACATGAATATACAAGTCTTGAAATGACAGGAAGTTTATACGAGCTTGATAATTTTGGTGAAAAAATGCAAATCAAATGGAAGAATTTAATTCTGCCAGCAATCGTATTAGGGATTCGTCCATTAGCTGTTGTGATTCAGTTAATGCGAAACTCTTTATTAGAAGTTTTTAATCAAGATTATATAAGAACTGCCAGAGCAAAAGGCTTGAGTGAATTCCAAATTATAACGCGACATGCTGTTAAAAATGCATTAAACCCTGTTGTGACTGCAATTTCAGGTTGGTTTGCTTCTATGTTAGCAGGAGCAGTATTTGTAGAGTATATTTTTGGTTGGAATGGTTTAGGGAAGGAAATTGTGAATTCACTTAATACTTTAGATTTGCCTGTAATAATGGGTTCTGTGTTAGTAATAGCACTTTTGTTTATCATTATCAATATCTTTGTAGATGTTATTTATGGTTGGCTTGATCCTAAAGTGAAATTAGAATAA